gcctacccctacctcttctgtaaccatccatggccagcctctcacacctccgcattggggcatctatgtctctcctcttcacatgtccaaaccatctcagtcgcatttcccgcatcttgtcttccaccgaggtcactcctaccttgtcccgaatagcctcatttctaatcctgtcgctcctggtgtgcccacacatccatacTAATAAGAATctcctaattattttttttgtttccaaTAAATTTTAAACCTAAAACCTCACAATTATCAATCACTTCATTTGACCACTATATCATACCTTTCGGTGCAAATGATGTATATGTTCTATATAACCATATATAAACAAGGTGGCAAATGACACTAGTTTAATAATAAACAGGATGTCAAAGTAATTATAGTAAAAGTAAAGGGTCAAAATACAAATCCTCTTTGAGGCTTAAACCCTAACTAAAACCCAGATCCCCAATTCTCTATCATCACTGAATCAGTATCACCATTTCTTTCTTCATCAAAAAACTTGCAAATATCTTCATCACAGTTTCACTATTTATCGTTCAATGGGCGGAGGTCCTCGCACTTTCCCCGGTGGTCTCAGCAAATGGCAATGGAAACGCCTCCACGAGAAGAAAGCCCGTGACAAGGAAAACCGACTCCTTGATCAAGAGAAACAGCTTTATCAGGCTCGAATCCGATCTCAAATCCGAGCTAAACTCACTTCTTCCGGTGAACAATCCAATATTAGCAATGAACAACAGCCTAACTATGGCCCTGTTTCACCACAAGACCATATCAGAGCTCTAGCTGATCGGTTCATGAAGGAAGGTGCTGAGGATTTGTGGAATGAAGACGACGGGCCGATTAATACTCCGCAGATAAATCAACAAAGCCGAGGTATTAGTGAGCCTATTGATTTGCGCAAATTGAGAGATACTGGTTTTAGTGATGTTTCTCGAAGTTATAGTTTTCAGAAAGCTAGACATTTTTCTACGAATGTTAGGGATGTTTTTGCGGAAAATTGGAGGACTAGAATTCCAGCTTGTTCGGATAGTTGGTCAAGACAGagcaatttttttatgtttggatGGAGGTTGGTTAATACTGAGAATAGAAATGTAAGTAATTTGAATGGTTTCTTGAATTTTAGATGCTATTCTGCGGATAGGAGAAATGGGAATAGGTTGAGGAAATTAGACTTTACTAGAAATGAGAGTTCGAAAAGTGAGGATAAGTCATGTTCAGAGGGATTGGTGGTGAAGAATGATGAGCGAAAAACAAGATGGCCAAGGTTTCGATCGAATGCTGAGGAGTCAACTGATGAAGACGATGATGAAGATATTGAGGTGGATGAGGACGAGGAGGAAAGACGGAGTAGAGGGGGTATAAAGATGATGAGTAGTGCTGCTCTTGGGAAGTATGATATGAAGACAAAGAAGAGAGTTCCATTGAAGTTTGTGGAAGATGAAGATGATTTATCACTGCATGTGGCGGCGATAAGGAAGGAGGTAAATGGGCGGAGTACGCAGAAAAATGAAACCGAAGAAGAGGAGAAGGAATCGATACTTAGCTCTAAAAGGTAAGAAATGATTTTTCAGTTTGCCCGGTAGATATTGCAAAATGTTCATATGTATGATACTTTCAGTGACAATGTGGCGTATGATCGATTAGGTTTGATGAATATGATGTATCTCCTTTGACAGTCAAGGCCCTTACTGCAGCAGGTTATGTGCAAATGACTAAAGTGCAAGAGGCAACACTTTCTACTTGTCTTGAGGGTATGCTCTTACGACTAAAACATTTGAGAAATTGTTTTGCTGAAATATTTAGTTTTTCCGTCATATGAACATAATCTTGATAAATGAGTGTCATGTTTCATTCCTTGTTTTTTTTGAGTGTTGTGCTGTTTATCAAGTCCATAGTCTGATTGGTGTAGCCATAAATTCATTTTTATCTGTCCTGAAAAAATGAATCCAGTGTGTGTAGGATCTATGTTTTTCAACAAGTTTAACTGaagagcaagttcaagattggACCTCTAGTATCTCTTATGGATGAACTAGTTCTCACTTTTGCTTTTGCCAATTACAGGAAAGGATGCTTTAGTTAAAGCAAGGACAGGCACAGGCAAAAGTGCTGCTTTTTTGGTAAAttatttcttctcttttatGTGATTCCCTGCAGATTATTTGCATGTTTCACTTCCTTGCTCTTTTATTGCTTCTATTAAAGGCCAACAGCTTCCAGCCATTGAAACAGTTCTGAAGGCCTCACGTAAGAAGAGTGACCAAAGGGTCCCGCCAATAGATGTACTTATTCTCTGTCCCACGCGAGAACTTGCAAGTCAGATAGCTGCTGAAGCTAATGTGTTGTTAAAGTACCATGAAGGCATTGGTGTGCAGACACTAGTTGGAGGGACACGGTTCAAAGATGATCAGAGACGCCTAGAGTGTAATCCATGCCAGGTATATATGCATTTTATCTGTATCGGGACATTTTTCCAGTTTATGGTAAAGGATGAATTCAATGTGAATGATTTGCTTCCCTTGCACTTCGAGGATGACATATTGAGAAATGTACACATGTTTCTGTTAAACAGGGGTACAACAAAAGATATGCGTAAGTTCTGCCAAATATATTAATGAGGTGTAGTACGGCATGTCTGTTAGCTCTGACTCATTAGTTGTAGTTGCTCATGAGGTTTAGAAACTGAGACCAGACAGTCTAGCTATGGGCGGCATCTTAGTACCAGTGTTATTAAACTTGGCCTGGACCTGTCGTTTGACTAGAAAATACAGTACAATGGGGCTTGACCTGGCTGTACCTAGCTGGATTGTCAAGCTGTTAGTACCAGTGTTAGGATCCGGGGGTATGGACCCAAGTGCGGAGACGGTGCTAGGATTAGGCCAATAAATGTATATCACGACatacataacaacaacaacaacccagtgaaatcccacaacatggggtctggggagggtagaatgtacgcaaaccttactcctaccaaggtaggacggctgtttcctggagaccctcggctcagtaaaagcataaacgcataaaaaaaatgttagataagaataggaaattaaaagttttatgagaaaaacaacaaacaaataacgaatagataacaaataaatacaaataacaaataacaaataacgaataaataaataatgaaagcgtcatagataaaatagagtaattaaagcatagaaagtaataaataataacagaaattagaaatcaaagcgcaagagatcgtaatgcactactacgcctacggatagagaagaataacgagatcatgaactagccttctaccctaatgtgggtcctccacaccctcctatctaaggtcatgtcctccgtaagctgtaactgcacCATGTCCTGtgtaatcacctctccccaatacttcttcggcctacccctacctcttctgtaaccatccatggccagcctctcacacctccgcattggggcatctatgtctctcctcttcacatgtccaaaccatctcagtcgcatttcccgcatcttgtcttccaccgaggtcactcctaccttgtcccgaatagcctcatttctaatcctgtcgctcctggtgtgcccacacatccatcttagcattctcatctcggcaactttcatcttttgaatgtgagaagtcttaactggccaacactccgccccatacaacatagccggtctaaccactactttgtagaacttgcccttaagttttggtggcaccttcttgtcacatagcactccgaaagcgagcctccatttcatccaccctaccccaatacgatgtgtgacatcatcgtcaatctccccgctgccttgcatgatagacccaagatacttgcaactacttctcttttggatggcttgggcaccaagcctaacttccacgccaaccgcctgaggtgtctcactgaacttgcactctaagtactctgtctgggtcctactcaacttaaaccctttagactccaaggtatgtctccaatcctccagcttagcgtttaCTCCGctgcgagtctcatcgatcaggactatgtcatccgcgaaaagcatacaccatgacacctcaccttgaatttgtcgcgtcaattcatctatcaccaaggcaaataaaaaaggactaagagctgatccttgatgcaaccccatcaccactgggaagtgctctgagtcccctcctactgtccttaccctggttttggctccctcgtacatgtccttgatcaccctaatgtatgccacaggtacacctttagcctccaaatatgtccatagtatttctcttgggactttatcataaagccttttctaggtcgatgaataccatatgcaagtccctcttcctctccctatattgctccaccagtctcctcataagatggatggcttctatagttgagcgtcccgacataaatccaaactggttctctgaaatagacacgtctctcctcaccctcatctccaccactctttcccacagtttcatagtatgacttagtagcttgatacctctatagttgttgcaactctggatatcccctttgtttttgtatagagggatcattacgcttgacctccattcttcgggcatcgttgccgttttaaagatggcattaaataacctagtggtgatggggttgcatcaagacatacataaatatatattaattgaaGTTATTGAACTCAAACTAATAAAATGTAATCTATGAACACtgaatattttattcataagaTATCTTGTGTGAAGAAGAGGAGATGCATGGATACCCCAGTGCAGAAGTGTGAGAGGTAGGCTATGGATAGTTcaggagaggtagaggtagactGAAGAACTATTGGAGAgaagtgattagacaggacatgacgcagtttcagcttaccaaggacatgaccttagatagaagggtgtggaggacacaaattacgatagaaggttagtaggtagtctTGCGTTGTCTTACTGTAAATGTATGAACACAACCATGTATAAAACTCACTAGATGGTATCACATTTATGAAGCTTTTGTTGCTATCATCTGCTATTCTGTACCAAATTCATATTAATTCCAAGAGATTATAGGTCTTTGAACACAATTTTCCTCCATGCGACACTAGGGCTAGATAATCAAAGGGGCAATTCTGAGAATTGAACTTAGGCCATGTTTCAACCTAAGTGAGAATCTTACCACCAGATCAAAGTCTATTTTTCATGCAGTAATATTTATATTGCAGGTTCAAAGCTGCTAAAGCTTTGTGAATGTTTCTTTTCTCTATTATTTAGCTGACCTCTCAAGGAGTTTGTGCATGTTTCTGTCTTTTATTCTATATTTAGCTGCATCTAAGTTCATTGTTGCTTATGCTGTTTCTGTAGATTATAGTTGCAACACCTGGTAGATTATTAGATCACATTGAGAACAAGTCTGGCTTCTCTACACGAATAATGGGATTGAAGATGTTAATACTTGATGAAGCTGACCACTTACTGGACCTTGGGTTCCGGAAAGACATAGAGAAACTTGTTGATTGCTTGCCTCGGCGAAGGCAGTCCTTACTCTTTTCCGCTACTGTCCCAAAGGAGGTTAGAATTTTCCTCATTTCCTCTTGTTAATATTGTAAAAGGTTGACTGTGGGCTGTAGCAGGCTGTCCACTAGATAGTCGAAGTGTGTGCAATCTGGTGCAACACCACCATAATAAAAGAATTTGACTGGTGTTATGTAATCCAAGAGCTTAGGTCTTTCTGGTGTGTTAGAACTTGTAAACTTCCTGCTGGTTGAAAGAAATATTATGAAAATGCAGGTCCGTCGCATATCTCAACTTGTTCTGAAAAGAGAATATGACTATGTTGATACAGTGGGCCTTGGACTGGAAACAAATCCAAAGGTATGTGTTGATTTTGGTTTCCACTAAAGATATGGAATAGGTTCCTGCTTCTTTACAGAAAAATTGGACTCTTTATTTTCTGGATTCAgtgtaatttctttttttgtaatATGGTTATTTTTAGTCGAAGGGGAGCCTtggtaactggtaaagttgctgccatgtgaccaggaggtcacgggttcaagccttggaaacagcctctggcagaaatgcaaggtaaggctgcgtacaacagacccttgtggtcgggcccttccccggaccctgcgcatagcgggagcttaagtgcaccgggctgccctttttatgGTTATTTTTAGTTCTGTAATATCTATCCTACATGTATGGGATCATAAGCAGGTTAAGCAATTTTATCTAGTTGCATCGCATGAACAACATTTTCAATTTGTGCACCATCTTTTGTCAAGCCATATCTCAGAAGTGCCTGATTACAAGGTAATTAGTTCTTAATGTTAGAATTTATTTACACTTTTGAAGCTTTTCGTAATACCATCTGCTTTCTTCTTTGTGATGTTTATTTTCTCATATCTATTTTGATCTTCTTCGAACTTTGAATGTCATACAGGTCATTGTTTTTTGTACAACAGCTATGATGACATCCCTCATGTTTTCCCTTTTTCGCGAGATGAAAATGAATGTGAGAGAGATCCATTCCAGAAAACCTCAACTTTATCGTACTCGAATCTCTGATGAATTCAAGGAAACAAAACGTGTAATTCTTATTACCTCTGATGTGTCAGCTCGAGGGATGAATTATCCTGATGTTACACTTGTAGTTCAGGTATATGGCAATTCAGATATCTTATCATTGATATTTCTTGAAATTTGAATGTTATCTTTGACTCTTCTTTTGAATAGTCTGTTTCCTTTAAAAAGCTAAAACTTCTTGTTCTTGGAAGAGTTCTCTTGGGAACAATAAACATTTGTCATGAAGATTGCAGCTAATGTATATCACAAGGCTAAATAATTTTGGATTCGATATCTTCCTAAAATGACCTCCTCttaaaaggataaaaaataagaaaaactaaCAGTCAAATAAAGTACTTTTCCAATTTGTTGAAGGAGGTTGTTTCATCAGAACTTCTTTCACAAACCTGAAGTAATCAATCAAAGCATAATCCGAAGGCTCAGGTTATTTAGGCTCTTTCCTCTCCAAATTTGCCATCCTTCAAATTATTAGTCACTATTCACATCATTTCTCATCTAAAGTGTTTTCTCCTATTTGCGAAGCGATGATCAATTTGGAGGTCTGATAATCAAGGAGTGTGCATTATGTGGGAACtcagttcttttcttttttgtgggGCTGTTTCCTTCTACTTCCTCTATCCCTTACATGGGAGTGTCTCTGTTTATCAGGTTGGTCTTCCTGTTGATCGAGAGCAGTATATACACCGGCTTGGAA
This Solanum dulcamara chromosome 1, daSolDulc1.2, whole genome shotgun sequence DNA region includes the following protein-coding sequences:
- the LOC129878538 gene encoding probable DEAD-box ATP-dependent RNA helicase 48 — protein: MGGGPRTFPGGLSKWQWKRLHEKKARDKENRLLDQEKQLYQARIRSQIRAKLTSSGEQSNISNEQQPNYGPVSPQDHIRALADRFMKEGAEDLWNEDDGPINTPQINQQSRGISEPIDLRKLRDTGFSDVSRSYSFQKARHFSTNVRDVFAENWRTRIPACSDSWSRQSNFFMFGWRLVNTENRNVSNLNGFLNFRCYSADRRNGNRLRKLDFTRNESSKSEDKSCSEGLVVKNDERKTRWPRFRSNAEESTDEDDDEDIEVDEDEEERRSRGGIKMMSSAALGKYDMKTKKRVPLKFVEDEDDLSLHVAAIRKEVNGRSTQKNETEEEEKESILSSKRFDEYDVSPLTVKALTAAGYVQMTKVQEATLSTCLEGKDALVKARTGTGKSAAFLLPAIETVLKASRKKSDQRVPPIDVLILCPTRELASQIAAEANVLLKYHEGIGVQTLVGGTRFKDDQRRLECNPCQIIVATPGRLLDHIENKSGFSTRIMGLKMLILDEADHLLDLGFRKDIEKLVDCLPRRRQSLLFSATVPKEVRRISQLVLKREYDYVDTVGLGLETNPKVKQFYLVASHEQHFQFVHHLLSSHISEVPDYKVIVFCTTAMMTSLMFSLFREMKMNVREIHSRKPQLYRTRISDEFKETKRVILITSDVSARGMNYPDVTLVVQVGLPVDREQYIHRLGRTGREGKGGEGILLLAPWEQYFLDDIKDLPMENWPVPHLDPRVKVKMEEAMGKMDTSVKEAAYHAWLGYYNSVREIGRDKTTLVELANQFSESIGLQKPPLLFRRTALKMGLKDIPGIRIRK